The Akkermansia muciniphila genome contains a region encoding:
- a CDS encoding aminodeoxychorismate synthase component I, with protein sequence MYTREETIRRMNALGRAEHPFFFVISHDLEHNLLLEPAGAGEGRTAAFELPLGKMELRGEMPALPERIRFTPSPCSMSRYAEAFSSVRKHLLRGDSYLLNLCMATPVETNLALRHLFRYARAPYRMLLGPDSRVPGVHGRGCVCFSPEPFVTVRGRTVSTFPMKGTAGACTQEARQWLETDEKENRESATIVDLMRNDLSMVASGVQVKRYRYISPVETRGGAILQCSSEISGTLPEDWRSSLGEMMMKLLPAGSVTGAPKEATCRAIAEAEDMERGFYTGVFGFFNGRELDSAVAIRFMEETGEGMAYKSGGGITVMSRMEEEYREAVAKVYVPFDL encoded by the coding sequence ATGTACACACGGGAAGAAACCATCCGCCGCATGAATGCCCTGGGCCGTGCGGAACATCCGTTTTTTTTCGTGATCTCCCATGACCTGGAACACAACCTGCTGCTGGAACCTGCCGGAGCAGGGGAGGGGCGTACGGCGGCCTTTGAGCTTCCCCTGGGAAAGATGGAACTGAGGGGGGAGATGCCTGCGCTTCCGGAACGGATACGGTTCACTCCTTCCCCCTGTTCCATGTCCCGGTATGCGGAGGCTTTTTCCTCCGTGCGGAAGCATCTGCTCAGGGGGGACTCCTACCTGCTGAATTTGTGCATGGCTACTCCCGTGGAAACCAACCTGGCGTTGCGCCACCTGTTCCGGTACGCCCGCGCGCCGTACCGGATGCTGCTGGGGCCGGACTCCCGTGTTCCCGGCGTGCATGGCCGCGGCTGCGTCTGTTTTTCTCCGGAACCGTTCGTCACGGTGCGCGGGCGCACCGTCTCCACGTTTCCGATGAAGGGGACGGCGGGCGCCTGCACGCAGGAAGCCCGCCAATGGCTGGAAACGGATGAGAAGGAGAACCGTGAGTCCGCCACCATTGTGGACCTGATGCGCAATGACCTCTCCATGGTGGCGTCCGGCGTGCAGGTGAAGCGCTACCGCTACATCAGCCCCGTGGAAACGCGCGGGGGCGCCATCCTCCAGTGCAGTTCTGAAATTTCAGGCACTCTCCCGGAAGACTGGCGTTCCAGCCTGGGGGAGATGATGATGAAGCTGCTGCCCGCCGGAAGCGTGACCGGAGCGCCCAAGGAGGCCACCTGCCGGGCCATTGCGGAGGCGGAAGACATGGAACGGGGATTTTACACGGGAGTTTTCGGCTTTTTCAACGGGCGGGAGCTGGATTCCGCCGTCGCCATCCGCTTCATGGAAGAGACCGGGGAGGGGATGGCGTACAAGAGCGGGGGCGGCATTACCGTCATGAGCCGCATGGAGGAGGAATACCGGGAAGCTGTTGCCAAAGTTTATGTGCCGTTTGATCTTTGA
- a CDS encoding AGE family epimerase/isomerase: MAATLDLPALGAFYRRQLLENVLPFWFPRAFDEKNGGLYHCFDADGTLVDTDKSVWAQGRMAWMLLTMYNSIEKNPDWLKWAESALTFLTAKCVDPSDGRMYFHVEADGTPIRKRRYAYSESFAAIAFAAHAKAVGSEESARAARHWFDIFTDICFTPGKMVPKFTGNRPATGLGTRMITLATAQELRKYLGDEDGFYTGWIDRCINDLRTLFMKPELKAVMEVVSPDGAIIDHFDERTLNPGHTIEGGWFVLEEARHRGNDPELIKVGCDMIDWAFARGWDKENGGLLYFTDVYGKPVQEYWHNMKFWWPHDEALIAMTLAYKLTGEERYAIYHDMVHNWAFSHFQDVKHGDWFGYLNKDGSRANTLKGSLWKSFFHHPRAMWCCAHYCGAI, translated from the coding sequence ATGGCTGCAACACTTGACCTGCCCGCACTGGGCGCATTCTACCGCCGCCAGCTTCTGGAAAACGTTCTGCCGTTCTGGTTCCCCCGCGCTTTTGATGAAAAAAACGGGGGCCTCTACCACTGCTTTGACGCGGACGGCACCCTGGTGGACACGGACAAGTCCGTGTGGGCCCAGGGCCGCATGGCCTGGATGCTGCTGACGATGTACAACAGCATTGAAAAGAACCCGGACTGGCTCAAATGGGCGGAAAGCGCCCTGACCTTCCTGACGGCCAAATGCGTGGACCCTTCCGACGGCCGCATGTACTTCCATGTGGAGGCGGACGGCACCCCCATCCGCAAACGCCGTTATGCGTACAGCGAATCCTTCGCCGCCATCGCTTTTGCCGCGCACGCGAAGGCCGTGGGAAGCGAAGAGTCCGCCAGGGCCGCGCGCCACTGGTTCGATATCTTCACGGACATCTGCTTCACTCCGGGAAAGATGGTTCCCAAATTCACCGGAAACCGTCCCGCTACGGGACTGGGAACGCGCATGATCACGCTGGCGACCGCCCAGGAACTGCGCAAGTACCTGGGTGACGAGGACGGCTTTTACACCGGATGGATTGACCGCTGCATCAACGACCTGCGCACCCTGTTCATGAAACCGGAGCTTAAGGCCGTGATGGAAGTGGTGAGCCCCGACGGCGCCATCATCGACCACTTTGACGAGCGCACGCTCAATCCCGGCCATACCATTGAAGGCGGCTGGTTCGTGCTGGAGGAAGCCCGCCACCGCGGCAATGATCCGGAACTTATCAAGGTGGGCTGCGACATGATCGACTGGGCATTCGCCCGCGGCTGGGACAAGGAAAACGGCGGCCTGCTCTACTTCACGGACGTGTACGGCAAGCCCGTCCAGGAATACTGGCACAACATGAAATTCTGGTGGCCGCACGATGAAGCGCTCATCGCCATGACGCTCGCCTACAAGCTCACCGGGGAAGAACGCTACGCCATCTACCACGACATGGTGCACAACTGGGCCTTCTCCCACTTCCAGGACGTGAAGCACGGCGACTGGTTCGGCTACCTGAACAAGGACGGCTCCAGGGCAAACACCCTCAAGGGCAGCCTCTGGAAGTCCTTCTTCCACCATCCCCGCGCCATGTGGTGCTGCGCCCATTACTGCGGCGCCATTTAA
- a CDS encoding aminodeoxychorismate/anthranilate synthase component II — MSQQNVWIIDHRDSFTWNLAELARVTGMAVPRVVPNDSPELERAVQAGEKLILSPGPGVVRDACHRATFRLLDGLPPFTPVLGVCLGHQILGVHYGAELEHLSRPLHGARESIRRVASCPVLDGLPEEFPAGLYHSWRLAPAPWPEDLAVTARDSRGNIQAIRHKSRPRYGIQFHPESILTPSGALLLRNFLSLPEMGEAHGRMA; from the coding sequence ATGAGTCAACAGAACGTCTGGATCATTGACCACCGGGATTCCTTCACCTGGAACCTCGCGGAACTAGCCAGGGTGACGGGAATGGCCGTTCCGCGCGTGGTTCCCAATGACTCCCCGGAACTGGAGCGGGCTGTCCAGGCCGGGGAAAAGCTTATCCTGTCTCCGGGCCCCGGCGTGGTGCGGGACGCGTGCCACCGGGCAACCTTCCGCCTGCTGGACGGGCTGCCGCCTTTCACCCCGGTGCTGGGCGTCTGCCTGGGGCATCAAATCCTGGGCGTCCATTACGGGGCGGAGCTGGAGCACCTCTCCCGGCCTCTGCACGGGGCGCGGGAATCCATACGCCGGGTAGCATCATGCCCGGTCCTTGACGGATTGCCGGAAGAATTCCCCGCGGGCCTGTACCATTCCTGGCGCCTTGCCCCCGCCCCGTGGCCGGAGGACCTGGCTGTGACCGCCAGGGACTCCCGGGGGAACATTCAGGCGATCCGCCATAAATCGCGCCCCCGGTACGGCATCCAGTTTCATCCGGAATCCATCCTGACGCCGTCCGGCGCGCTCCTGCTGCGGAACTTTCTCTCCCTTCCGGAGATGGGGGAGGCCCATGGACGAATGGCATGA
- a CDS encoding PEP-CTERM sorting domain-containing protein (PEP-CTERM proteins occur, often in large numbers, in the proteomes of bacteria that also encode an exosortase, a predicted intramembrane cysteine proteinase. The presence of a PEP-CTERM domain at a protein's C-terminus predicts cleavage within the sorting domain, followed by covalent anchoring to some some component of the (usually Gram-negative) cell surface. Many PEP-CTERM proteins exhibit an unusual sequence composition that includes large numbers of potential glycosylation sites. Expression of one such protein has been shown restore the ability of a bacterium to form floc, a type of biofilm.), which translates to MKITALFFGVFAGCLSCIPAYGSDYIWNGGNGSWTDSGAWQLDGSAADWGNGNTAQFQTNSSITVGTGITASGLLYDGAAVTLNGGSLTLTGTAAGRNGGSATLSNAGLVLDAPNAGDSYEVLDTNLAGTSTLTKTGNGSVILGGTHTASGAWNINAGTLVFTGERNITATDNNRINGKISIGSGAVLDASNGRLFHNNTYTANFQSPTITLNGGTLKLNQFGYDSASLGKLHNNFYALKFASGTSSRIVISQGYESGGTASRGIYIAGWGTTATIELGANQTLTWTSSNAQYQDAIVCETGGGSALALAIGENSVLYFNQVFANKNTSNEYGDPTTANFSGLSLIKSGAGELVIQRANTISSGRVVRVDAGKLTLDVDNAFGTGGNLGNVSIASGALFFMNGHTLSNVIDVQNGATLDMGGSSYAYMINWHEGGILLNTENNKGTLNIMTRAALELGAKAWAGSVLTDTDTVFTLTADQNLEALGANVNCWVGGRGYNGTLQNITFTGDHGINVDNYGAKWAVILSENVTFQDIGSLTFSNNASDMSNSDALYGAGAIAANDTVTFSNTGALTFTNNSVRTNEDESASGGAIYASGGASFSNTGAISFSGNSAMTNGGAIHTGGTTGSLNFSDIAENISFTGNTAGENGGAINNDYEAVEWSNVGHVTFSGNMAEAGAGGAIWSGGDVTVDTASSFSMTGNEARGGSGGAIYSDGNVTFSGAGSLTFSDNHAFSYGGAISAYGDITISDSGSAAFSGNTAYEGGALDAYNVSISGNTGTVLFENNSAENTGGAINLQAGGSVSLTADQADIIFRGNTAQDGSVYNAIHFNDGSTGSFNAGDNRQILFEDGLSSQDESVADISVNDAAGSNGTVAMSGANSQSGIRANTTVYGGTFAVTKGATYGYHSADWSTEEARTSFTVSGGTLHIGEQSTLNAADVRLEDGTQLSVMGTGSLNADTLTLGNNVTVLGTGEGSFSITANVIDISNGITIDFSAGAVAGLELHADTLTLGGTLTLGDDRVDYTSSVWQTDQSYLVMDASGVTSMDGSFSEILSSLSNSATVTVGNLGLEGYDPALELGRWELRWDENNSLHLDWISNGLVVPEPATSLLILLAAGGMLAVRKRTF; encoded by the coding sequence ATGAAAATAACCGCACTGTTCTTTGGAGTGTTCGCCGGCTGCCTCTCTTGCATTCCGGCCTATGGATCAGATTATATCTGGAATGGAGGCAATGGGTCCTGGACGGATTCCGGAGCCTGGCAACTGGACGGCTCCGCCGCGGACTGGGGAAATGGAAATACGGCCCAATTCCAGACAAATTCCTCCATCACGGTCGGAACCGGAATCACGGCCTCCGGCCTGCTTTATGACGGAGCGGCCGTCACCCTGAACGGAGGCTCCCTTACCCTGACGGGTACGGCAGCGGGCCGCAACGGCGGTTCCGCCACTCTTTCCAATGCCGGGCTGGTTCTGGACGCCCCCAATGCGGGAGATTCCTATGAAGTGCTGGATACCAACCTTGCAGGCACCTCCACGCTTACCAAGACAGGGAACGGCTCCGTTATCCTGGGCGGAACGCATACGGCCAGCGGCGCCTGGAATATCAATGCGGGAACGCTGGTTTTCACCGGAGAAAGAAACATCACGGCCACGGACAACAACCGGATTAACGGGAAGATCAGCATCGGTTCAGGAGCCGTACTGGACGCCAGCAACGGCCGCCTGTTCCATAATAACACTTACACGGCCAATTTCCAGTCTCCCACCATCACGCTGAACGGCGGCACGCTCAAGCTGAACCAGTTCGGGTATGATTCCGCCTCCCTGGGCAAGCTGCACAACAACTTTTACGCCCTCAAATTCGCTTCCGGCACTTCCAGCCGCATCGTCATTTCCCAGGGGTATGAATCCGGAGGCACGGCCAGCCGCGGCATTTACATCGCCGGATGGGGCACGACGGCTACCATTGAACTGGGAGCCAACCAAACCCTTACATGGACTTCCTCCAATGCGCAGTACCAGGACGCCATCGTCTGCGAAACCGGCGGCGGGAGCGCGCTGGCGCTCGCCATCGGAGAAAATTCCGTACTTTACTTCAACCAGGTCTTTGCCAATAAAAACACGTCCAACGAATACGGAGACCCCACCACCGCCAACTTCTCCGGCCTGAGCCTGATCAAATCCGGCGCCGGGGAGCTGGTCATCCAGAGGGCCAATACGATTTCCTCCGGACGCGTGGTCCGCGTGGACGCCGGCAAGCTGACGCTGGATGTGGACAACGCCTTCGGCACCGGCGGCAATCTGGGCAATGTAAGCATCGCTTCCGGAGCCCTGTTCTTCATGAACGGCCACACCCTTTCCAACGTCATTGACGTTCAGAACGGGGCCACGCTGGACATGGGAGGGAGCTCTTATGCCTACATGATTAACTGGCATGAAGGCGGCATCCTCCTGAACACGGAGAATAACAAGGGCACGCTGAATATCATGACCCGTGCGGCCCTGGAGCTGGGCGCCAAGGCATGGGCGGGGAGCGTGCTGACGGATACGGATACCGTTTTTACGCTCACGGCGGACCAGAACCTGGAAGCCCTGGGAGCAAACGTCAACTGCTGGGTAGGCGGACGCGGGTATAACGGCACCCTCCAGAACATCACCTTCACGGGCGATCACGGAATCAACGTTGACAACTACGGGGCCAAGTGGGCCGTCATCCTCTCGGAAAACGTCACCTTCCAGGACATCGGCAGCCTGACTTTCTCCAACAATGCGTCCGACATGTCCAACTCCGACGCCCTTTACGGCGCAGGAGCCATTGCCGCCAACGACACCGTCACCTTCAGCAACACGGGAGCCCTTACGTTCACCAACAACAGCGTACGCACCAACGAAGATGAATCCGCTTCCGGAGGGGCCATTTACGCTTCCGGCGGCGCCTCCTTCTCCAACACGGGGGCCATCAGCTTCTCCGGAAACTCCGCGATGACGAACGGAGGCGCCATCCATACGGGAGGCACCACGGGCAGCCTGAACTTCTCCGACATTGCGGAAAACATCTCCTTCACCGGAAATACGGCGGGAGAGAACGGCGGAGCCATCAATAACGACTATGAAGCCGTGGAGTGGTCCAATGTGGGCCACGTCACCTTCTCCGGCAACATGGCGGAGGCCGGGGCGGGCGGCGCCATCTGGTCAGGCGGAGACGTAACGGTTGATACCGCCTCCTCCTTCAGCATGACGGGCAACGAGGCCCGCGGCGGCAGCGGAGGAGCCATTTACTCCGACGGGAATGTTACCTTCTCCGGGGCAGGTTCCCTGACCTTCTCAGACAACCATGCCTTTTCCTACGGAGGGGCCATCAGCGCCTACGGAGACATCACCATCTCCGATTCCGGTTCCGCCGCCTTCTCCGGCAATACCGCCTATGAAGGAGGAGCCCTGGACGCCTACAACGTTTCCATTTCCGGCAACACGGGAACGGTACTGTTTGAAAACAACAGTGCGGAAAACACCGGGGGCGCCATCAACCTGCAGGCGGGGGGCTCCGTTTCCCTGACGGCGGACCAGGCGGACATCATTTTCCGCGGAAACACGGCCCAGGACGGGAGCGTTTACAACGCCATCCATTTCAACGACGGTTCCACAGGCTCCTTTAATGCGGGGGACAACCGCCAAATTCTGTTTGAAGACGGCCTCAGCTCCCAGGATGAATCCGTGGCGGACATCAGCGTGAATGACGCCGCCGGGTCCAATGGCACCGTCGCCATGTCCGGTGCAAACAGCCAGTCCGGCATCCGGGCCAACACGACCGTTTACGGCGGCACGTTTGCCGTCACCAAGGGCGCGACCTACGGCTACCATTCCGCAGACTGGAGCACGGAGGAAGCCCGCACCTCCTTCACGGTGAGCGGCGGGACGCTCCACATCGGCGAACAGTCCACCCTGAATGCGGCGGACGTACGGCTGGAGGACGGCACGCAGCTCTCCGTCATGGGGACCGGCAGCCTGAATGCAGACACGCTGACCCTGGGGAACAACGTCACCGTCCTCGGTACGGGTGAAGGCAGCTTTTCCATAACCGCCAATGTCATTGACATCTCCAACGGAATCACGATTGACTTCTCCGCGGGCGCCGTGGCAGGCCTGGAACTCCATGCGGACACCCTGACGCTGGGCGGCACGCTTACCCTGGGGGATGACCGGGTGGACTACACTTCCTCCGTCTGGCAGACGGACCAGTCCTACCTGGTCATGGATGCCTCCGGCGTCACCAGCATGGACGGCTCCTTCTCGGAAATCCTCTCCTCCCTCTCCAACTCCGCTACCGTCACGGTGGGAAACCTGGGCCTGGAGGGCTATGACCCGGCCCTGGAGCTGGGCCGCTGGGAACTGCGCTGGGATGAAAACAATTCCCTGCATCTGGACTGGATTTCCAACGGCCTCGTAGTCCCGGAACCCGCCACCTCCCTTCTGATCCTTCTGGCCGCAGGCGGCATGCTCGCCGTCAGAAAGCGCACCTTCTAA
- a CDS encoding NADH:flavin oxidoreductase, whose translation MNAQDELKIRDMEILFQPFHSRKLNTPTRLVLPAMTRGFSPNGVPTDQVAEYYKSRAKHEVGLIITEGTFIDEPSASPSSNYPNFFGGASLRGWKKVLEAVHTTDCKIVPQLWHVGMDRPFKGDNLPNPELPPIGPSGIDVNTLEQTAEPMSIAKIEEVIDAFARAAADAKRLGFDGVELHGAHGYLIDQFFWKETNRRTDEYGGDLVGRTRFASRIIHAVRKAVGSQFPIIFRFSQWKTGHYDAKLAYSPVELEDFLAPLTEAGVDIFDCSTRRFWEPEFAGSRLNLAGWTKKLTGKPTISVGSVGLKGDFTNAFDGGPEAEAASLEPLVERMQAGEFDLIAVGRALLADAEWAEKIRHAREKDIHLFTKEDLKTLK comes from the coding sequence ATGAACGCACAGGACGAACTTAAAATCAGGGACATGGAAATCCTGTTCCAGCCTTTCCACTCACGCAAGCTCAACACCCCGACGCGCCTGGTCCTTCCGGCCATGACGCGGGGATTTTCTCCCAACGGGGTTCCCACGGACCAGGTGGCTGAGTATTACAAGAGCCGGGCAAAGCATGAAGTGGGCCTTATTATTACGGAAGGCACCTTCATTGACGAGCCCAGCGCCTCCCCCTCCTCCAACTATCCCAACTTCTTTGGCGGAGCCTCCCTGCGGGGATGGAAAAAGGTGCTGGAAGCCGTCCACACCACGGACTGCAAAATAGTCCCCCAGCTCTGGCACGTGGGCATGGACCGCCCCTTCAAGGGAGACAACCTGCCCAACCCGGAACTGCCGCCCATCGGTCCCTCCGGAATAGACGTGAACACGCTGGAACAAACGGCGGAACCCATGAGCATCGCCAAGATTGAGGAAGTCATTGACGCCTTTGCACGGGCGGCGGCGGACGCCAAACGGCTGGGCTTTGACGGCGTGGAGCTGCATGGAGCGCACGGCTACCTGATTGACCAGTTTTTCTGGAAGGAGACCAACAGGCGCACGGACGAATACGGCGGCGACCTGGTGGGCCGTACCCGTTTTGCCAGCCGCATCATTCATGCCGTACGCAAGGCGGTAGGCAGCCAGTTCCCTATTATCTTCCGGTTCTCCCAATGGAAAACGGGCCATTACGACGCCAAGCTGGCGTATTCCCCCGTGGAGCTGGAAGACTTTCTGGCCCCCCTGACGGAAGCAGGCGTGGATATCTTTGACTGCTCCACGCGCCGGTTCTGGGAACCGGAGTTTGCGGGCTCACGCCTCAACCTGGCCGGATGGACCAAAAAGCTCACCGGAAAGCCCACCATCTCCGTCGGTTCCGTGGGACTCAAGGGAGACTTCACCAACGCCTTTGACGGCGGACCGGAAGCGGAGGCCGCCAGCCTGGAACCTCTGGTGGAACGGATGCAGGCCGGGGAGTTTGACCTCATTGCCGTGGGACGCGCTCTGCTGGCGGATGCGGAATGGGCGGAAAAAATACGCCATGCCCGTGAAAAGGACATCCACCTGTTCACGAAGGAAGACCTGAAAACGCTGAAATAG
- a CDS encoding dihydrodipicolinate synthase family protein: MNTTLKLHGLVAAVHTPFKADGSLNPSIVDAQAKLLAAQGIKLAFITGSTGESSSMQLAERKEIYSAWKEASAKHGVDVIAHTGSNSVWDARELAAFAQECGFVATSSLSPSYYKPATVQRLVECCAFAASGAPELPYYYYDIPVLTGVRFNPVDFIKLAKEQIPNFAGIKFTNPDLALYQTTLNYDQNVDIPWGVDEWFTGALSVGAKGAVGSSFNFAPALYQKLMKSFEEGDVETARDCQWKSVQMINILASKGYMGCAKALMGWLGVDLGPARLPQGNPTAEQLKELRSELEAIGFFQWAMN; the protein is encoded by the coding sequence ATGAACACCACATTGAAACTCCACGGCCTGGTGGCCGCCGTACATACTCCGTTCAAGGCGGACGGTTCCCTGAATCCTTCCATCGTTGACGCCCAGGCCAAACTGCTTGCCGCCCAGGGCATCAAACTAGCTTTCATTACCGGCAGCACCGGGGAATCCTCTTCCATGCAGCTTGCGGAACGCAAGGAAATCTATTCCGCCTGGAAGGAAGCCTCCGCCAAGCACGGCGTGGACGTCATCGCCCATACCGGTTCCAACAGCGTCTGGGACGCCCGCGAACTGGCCGCCTTTGCCCAGGAATGCGGCTTTGTGGCCACCAGCTCCCTTTCCCCCTCCTATTACAAGCCCGCTACCGTCCAGCGCCTGGTGGAATGCTGCGCCTTTGCCGCTTCCGGCGCTCCCGAACTGCCCTATTACTATTATGACATTCCCGTGCTGACGGGCGTGCGCTTCAATCCCGTGGACTTCATCAAGCTGGCCAAGGAACAAATCCCGAACTTTGCGGGCATCAAATTCACCAATCCGGACCTGGCCCTGTACCAGACCACGCTGAATTATGACCAAAACGTGGACATCCCCTGGGGCGTGGACGAATGGTTCACGGGCGCCCTCTCCGTAGGCGCCAAAGGCGCCGTGGGCAGCTCCTTCAACTTTGCTCCGGCCCTGTACCAGAAGCTGATGAAATCCTTTGAGGAAGGCGATGTGGAAACGGCGCGCGACTGCCAGTGGAAATCCGTGCAGATGATCAACATCCTGGCCTCCAAGGGCTACATGGGCTGCGCCAAGGCCCTGATGGGCTGGCTGGGCGTAGACCTGGGCCCCGCCCGCCTGCCGCAGGGCAACCCCACCGCGGAACAGCTCAAGGAACTGCGCTCCGAGCTGGAAGCCATCGGCTTCTTCCAGTGGGCCATGAACTAA
- a CDS encoding glycosyl hydrolase family 18 protein, producing MNNILKTGMCALALGLYGAAPLHAASATAYCEQTHSVLYAGAASQAIMKIKVTVTETSQILKGMSFSMDGTTSVSDIAKARIFYSGSTPYFSPNAEQSNRRAVPVLNAITKGAKTLQFEGSQALSPGDNYFWLCVDLTSRARGNNKVDASCTGVALLEDSNVAVSNPSPEGFAQVYPYQFRVVPYYRNTNLMQWNPNHLNAQHFKSFTDLIYFNVGCDTEGNLTGQNNAQFLNGLDKLKKLRGTAGSKIILGVAHCDAGLTAFTGNAEKRRQFAYQLVSFAKEKGFDGIDIDWEYPDNTNEWYNFCLLLGEVRSAMGASGMSLSAAINPYYLAPTSEMMDLLDFVNLMSYDRAGQHSTYPDMLTDIQNIREKNIPDCKIVAGLPFYTNETRSARNWDAQKGYSNVIQLYPNIAPGTDLCTIDGQQHYFNGITTIKKKCTYVKNQKLGGVMIWCYDGDLLLTHAKSLAKAMYTIIKQQPVR from the coding sequence ATGAACAACATCCTTAAAACCGGCATGTGCGCCCTGGCCCTGGGCCTGTACGGCGCAGCCCCCCTGCATGCGGCTTCCGCCACGGCGTACTGTGAACAAACGCACTCCGTCCTGTATGCGGGCGCGGCCAGCCAGGCCATCATGAAAATCAAGGTGACCGTCACGGAAACCAGCCAGATTCTGAAGGGCATGTCCTTCTCCATGGACGGAACCACCTCCGTTTCCGACATCGCGAAGGCCCGGATTTTCTATTCCGGCTCCACTCCCTACTTCTCCCCGAACGCGGAGCAGTCCAACCGCCGGGCCGTCCCCGTGCTCAACGCCATCACCAAGGGCGCCAAAACCCTCCAGTTTGAAGGAAGCCAGGCTCTTTCCCCGGGTGACAACTACTTCTGGCTGTGCGTGGACCTCACATCGCGCGCGCGTGGGAATAACAAGGTGGACGCCTCCTGCACGGGCGTGGCCCTGCTGGAGGACTCAAACGTGGCGGTCAGCAACCCCTCCCCGGAAGGCTTTGCCCAGGTATACCCCTACCAGTTCCGCGTGGTGCCCTATTACCGCAACACCAACCTGATGCAGTGGAACCCCAACCACCTGAACGCCCAGCATTTCAAATCCTTCACGGACCTCATTTATTTCAACGTGGGCTGTGACACGGAGGGGAACCTGACGGGCCAGAACAACGCCCAGTTCCTGAACGGCCTGGACAAGCTCAAAAAACTGCGCGGCACGGCGGGCAGCAAAATCATTCTGGGCGTGGCCCATTGTGACGCAGGGCTGACGGCATTCACGGGCAACGCGGAAAAGAGGCGCCAATTTGCGTACCAGCTTGTTTCCTTTGCCAAGGAAAAGGGCTTTGACGGCATAGACATTGACTGGGAATACCCGGACAACACCAACGAATGGTACAACTTCTGCCTGCTGCTGGGAGAAGTGCGCTCCGCCATGGGCGCCAGCGGCATGTCCCTGAGCGCGGCGATCAATCCGTACTACCTGGCGCCCACCAGTGAAATGATGGACCTGCTGGACTTCGTGAACCTCATGAGCTATGACCGTGCCGGACAGCACTCCACCTATCCGGACATGCTCACGGACATCCAAAACATACGAGAAAAAAACATTCCGGACTGCAAAATCGTCGCCGGACTGCCGTTCTATACGAACGAAACGCGCTCCGCCCGCAACTGGGACGCCCAGAAAGGCTATTCCAACGTGATCCAGCTCTACCCCAACATCGCCCCCGGCACGGACCTGTGCACCATCGACGGGCAGCAGCACTACTTTAACGGCATCACCACCATTAAGAAAAAATGCACGTACGTGAAAAACCAGAAGCTGGGTGGCGTGATGATCTGGTGCTATGACGGCGATTTGCTGCTGACGCACGCGAAATCCCTGGCAAAAGCCATGTACACGATCATCAAGCAACAGCCTGTCCGCTAA
- a CDS encoding aminotransferase class IV codes for MCRLIFETVKWEDGAPRLLPWHQRRVERSMELHGEEGSSVPDLASVLAGCRGPGGKGVYKCHITYDTRGRVRNPSFEPYRPRMVRRLRCVEVPRLDYSCKWEDRAALQSAGAGMGADEEVLILQHGMVTDTRYSNVVFGDGASWVTPETFLLPGTKRAFLLAEGAIHERRVRAEDMGKFRFCSLINAMLDPGDVVVRTEDILL; via the coding sequence ATGTGCCGTTTGATCTTTGAAACCGTAAAATGGGAGGATGGAGCCCCCCGCCTGCTGCCCTGGCACCAACGCAGGGTGGAGAGGAGCATGGAACTTCACGGGGAGGAAGGCTCTTCCGTGCCGGACTTGGCCTCCGTGCTGGCAGGATGCCGCGGTCCCGGGGGCAAGGGCGTTTACAAATGCCATATCACGTACGATACGCGGGGAAGGGTGCGGAACCCTTCTTTTGAGCCTTACCGCCCCCGGATGGTGAGAAGGCTGCGGTGCGTGGAAGTTCCCCGGCTGGATTACTCCTGCAAGTGGGAGGACCGGGCCGCTCTTCAATCCGCCGGGGCAGGCATGGGCGCGGATGAAGAAGTCCTTATCCTTCAGCATGGGATGGTGACGGATACGCGGTACAGCAATGTCGTGTTCGGGGACGGCGCTTCCTGGGTGACTCCGGAGACATTCCTTCTTCCGGGCACCAAGCGCGCGTTTCTGCTGGCGGAGGGAGCCATTCACGAGCGCCGGGTGAGGGCGGAGGATATGGGGAAATTCCGGTTCTGTTCCCTGATTAACGCCATGCTGGACCCCGGGGACGTGGTGGTACGGACAGAGGACATCTTGCTGTAA